The following coding sequences lie in one Phycisphaerae bacterium genomic window:
- a CDS encoding sigma-70 family RNA polymerase sigma factor translates to MKGQMNGAYPGWRLGLRLGHKTMTESQLVERCREGDREAQRELYALTSDRVHRLLIRMTGNPDDALDLTQDTYIRVFERIHQFDGHSRIATWVYRVAVNEALQFLRRQGRQRLPQFRDSESPTDAAQAPVVATDVRLDVGLALTQLPEWERTLVILRHFEGLNYAEMARVLEKPEGTIASGLNRARKMLRDMLGPGPGHEA, encoded by the coding sequence TTGAAGGGGCAAATGAACGGGGCGTATCCCGGTTGGAGATTGGGCCTGCGACTCGGCCACAAGACCATGACCGAATCCCAGCTTGTCGAACGATGTCGTGAAGGAGACCGCGAGGCTCAGCGCGAATTGTACGCATTAACCAGTGACCGGGTTCACCGGCTGCTCATCCGAATGACCGGCAATCCGGATGATGCCCTCGACCTCACGCAGGATACCTACATCCGCGTTTTTGAGAGAATCCACCAGTTCGACGGACACTCGCGAATCGCGACCTGGGTCTACCGGGTGGCGGTGAACGAGGCCCTCCAATTCCTACGACGGCAAGGCCGTCAGCGGTTGCCCCAGTTCCGGGACAGCGAGTCCCCGACTGACGCTGCTCAGGCACCGGTCGTCGCGACCGATGTTCGGCTGGACGTGGGCCTGGCCCTCACCCAGCTGCCCGAATGGGAGCGCACGCTGGTCATCTTGAGGCACTTTGAGGGACTGAACTACGCCGAGATGGCACGCGTGCTGGAGAAACCCGAGGGCACGATTGCGTCAGGACTCAACCGGGCAAGGAAGATGCTCCGGGACATGCTGGGGCCGGGGCCTGGACATGAGGCATGA
- a CDS encoding zf-HC2 domain-containing protein, protein MNCTIARVYIGPYLDGELAPTTRTDLETHARTCPACAAELKAQRTLFAELERYRVALPEHPPAALWTAIAGRLDASPPRKRSAGLLRLWRRPLAAAASLALLIGSGVFVAAWLHSSATPVQAEAVDYDLLLDNLSADVDVAVDRFLTHYRAEAIGVEQAAKLAPRLSFALPQELPGGYRLCQAYRMRFGRTPGIAARYRSNGDPLVVFFHPPTAQTPMGVHCDSPCAANCLNTRRVQHGGWRLVHYTDPSTCHCVLSKLDVHAQLPAVLTAIAPRLNECDKVRDP, encoded by the coding sequence ATGAACTGCACGATCGCTCGCGTATATATCGGTCCTTATCTGGACGGCGAGCTCGCCCCCACGACCCGAACGGATCTTGAGACACATGCCCGCACATGTCCGGCCTGCGCGGCCGAGCTCAAGGCTCAACGCACTCTGTTCGCCGAGTTGGAACGATACCGGGTTGCACTGCCGGAGCACCCCCCTGCCGCTCTTTGGACGGCCATCGCAGGTCGCCTGGACGCATCGCCGCCCAGAAAACGCTCCGCCGGGCTCCTTCGCCTCTGGCGACGTCCGCTCGCCGCAGCCGCCAGCCTAGCTCTGCTGATCGGTAGCGGGGTCTTTGTGGCCGCCTGGCTTCACTCCAGTGCCACCCCAGTCCAGGCCGAGGCCGTGGACTACGACCTGCTGCTGGACAACTTGTCCGCAGACGTCGATGTGGCCGTCGATCGGTTCCTCACGCACTACAGGGCGGAGGCCATCGGCGTTGAGCAGGCCGCCAAGCTGGCGCCCCGCCTGAGCTTCGCCCTTCCGCAGGAGTTGCCCGGCGGCTACCGGCTGTGCCAAGCCTATCGAATGCGGTTCGGACGCACGCCGGGCATCGCGGCCCGCTATCGCTCGAATGGCGATCCGCTGGTGGTGTTCTTCCACCCGCCGACAGCGCAGACCCCCATGGGCGTCCACTGCGATTCCCCTTGTGCGGCGAACTGCCTGAATACCCGTCGCGTCCAGCACGGCGGCTGGCGTCTTGTCCACTACACCGACCCCAGCACCTGCCACTGCGTGCTGAGCAAGTTGGACGTGCACGCCCAGTTGCCAGCCGTCCTGACCGCCATCGCCCCTCGTCTCAACGAATGCGACAAGGTCCGCGATCCCTGA